A section of the Gymnogyps californianus isolate 813 unplaced genomic scaffold, ASM1813914v2 HiC_scaffold_68, whole genome shotgun sequence genome encodes:
- the LOC127029091 gene encoding LOW QUALITY PROTEIN: AP-4 complex accessory subunit RUSC2-like (The sequence of the model RefSeq protein was modified relative to this genomic sequence to represent the inferred CDS: inserted 1 base in 1 codon) — MDSSPKLTGETLIVHHIPLVHCQVPDRQCCSMRKRTNPFCQPELSITQTSALPDRDLSQTDSLVYSSFLQASETSAEASDNKGGKARDFIVHSVSKQHHPFLLNEGEDLSIFGDDLGQKSFHLHNSLVAGKPPFHLHELALPPLHLHDSNHIVKSWNMASRSGVVDGQEDKISSDNIQKRNNANQCYQASERMELDECSCHCGSSSSFSFDGGDQEWNQNMSESLRNQDALHRRTCSCSSSELQHCCCYSSSSQSEVIDQQMGYISDSSCNSSDGMLVNFSTLYNKMNGHSRSNLNSANLSCDSSFCSHSDTGAFYLNLHSSPTESKMSCESHHPESSGKVCGCQHSSSSVLDANCNSYHLHCEPCTLESSDLTACFQSQARLVVATQNYYKLVTCDLSSQSSPSPAGSSITSCSEDHTKGSPAQPTEYYLFRRPDLRQEERNVECSEEEAKGEATQNMIEGQVYVNVSPPNLNTSRQRSRSYDQNLDRSPRSRLGSLEHMVSCPVKLSESPAILIQSSPPKRVTSFAELAKGRKKNGTSPPLRSSGDSSLEFSPIPETQRDCPTFLEERAHRSQSLPPMPFVHSLNQSCEGFCLNHAFGDSQALCSTKDSGSSETIPSGHGEGEQASLSLLMEADASFSGSSTSGHGQRDVRAQADGGGTDSKPMVRYSKDQRPTTLPIQPFVFQHHFSKPSKALALHSHFASSLSQLYSLSSNWPASQQISSNSQSSASATLAEQSAAAGSQAHSTLLTQRSVDGAASCNDGCIKNPAPETTRPSPLGSYSPVRCNVPFFQSMDSSSSPTTERAGESQPPRSRSCPISASLLPMRSSLAVSAMQPSQATKADALRQKENPKPVPKKESSLEPSPLLSEYQLHSGSFLPLLVDSMPVSRVGGHADPHWRSGSETSSSGPLSSMGIRPLNANHLXPQALKWREYRWRNPLGLDRISGLPGLAGSLDRRQQKPQLNRGNPIFELPGTLNTSHFHCKLNGQSMRQLQLTYTDFFPDYFSLAEKPPAEFCLSPDGNTESISIDLLQKKGLVKAINTAVDLIVAHFGTSRDPGVKAKLGNSSVSPNVGHLILKYLCPAVRDIMSDGLKAYVLDMIIGQRRNIPWSMVEASTQLGPSTKLLHSLYSKISQYTELTNHTMRFNAFIFGLLNIRSLEFWFNHLYNHEDIILAHYQPVGFLCLSHSVCQPLFEELLLLLQPLSLLPFNLDLLFEHHLMQMGKEQQQQKELLRVKQDLLLSTHSTLQLMQTWGNSEDPYDCSTAPEACKVGARDDDISPGRSSQQAASERVKGVGASCGDGNREEERRKVRESMWEGKKDKQAGWWYQLMQSSQIYIEGSAEGSKFTCYAKKAAALNAVPRSAETRKAPPPREGVVEGAEAEGNLEERPKAASKPSPEAVEEPLEKPQQVLVGEEVKEWSWPFWMGSPPDSVLTELKHSKEKETGTQQRVGVAVAAPQEESSISASKGSQPIKWGHLFGSRKVQKEPRQPNRLPSSWLSLDKSMFQLVAQTVGASMWQEAAPELEPPRPEPPEVPSEAWPAWGLSTHPPCEVKALCHHIATEAGQLSFNEGDILQVISKVDSDWLQCSLGSEKGLVPIMYITHPEDKDY; from the exons ATGGATAGTTCACCCAAACTGACTGGCGAGACGCTGATTGTCCATCACATTCCCCTGGTTCATTGCCAGGTCCCTGATAGACAGTGCTGCTCCATGAGGAAAAGGACCAACCCCTTCTGCCAGCCAGAGCTAAGCATTACACAGACCTCTGCCCTTCCGGACAGAGACCTTTCACAAACTGACTCCTTGGTGTACAGCAGCTTTCTCCAGGCCTCTGAAACCTCAGCAGAGGCCTCAGACAACAAAGGCGGCAAAGCGAGGGACTTCATTGTCCATAGTGTCAGTAAGCAACACCACCCTTTCCTGCTGAATGAGGGTGAAGACCTCAGCATCTTTGGGGATGACTTGGGTCAAAAATCTTTCCACCTTCACAACTCTCTTGTGGCTGGCAAACCTCCCTTTCATCTGCACGAACTGGCCTTGCCCCCTTTGCACCTCCATGACTCCAACCACATTGTGAAATCCTGGAACATGGCCAGCCGGTCCGGTGTGGTAGACGGGCAAGAGGACAAAATCAGCAGTGACAACATCCAGAAGAGGAACAATGCGAACCAGTGCTACCAGGCCTCAGAACGCATGGAGCTGGATGAATGCAGCTGCCATTGTGGCAGCTCCTCGAGCTTCTCTTTCGATGGTGGTGACCAGGAGTGGAACCAGAACATGAGTGAATCTCTGAGGAATCAGGATGCCCTGCACAGACGGACATGCAGCTGTTCCAGCTCAGAGCTCCAGCATTGTTGCTGCTACAGTTCATCAAGTCAGTCTGAAGTGATTGACCAACAGATGGGCTACATAAGTGACTCTTCCTGCAACAGCTCCGATGGGATGCTGGTGAACTTCAGCACTCTCTACAACAAAATGAATGGCCATTCTCGATCTAACCTGAATTCAGCCAACCTGTCCTGTGActcttccttctgcagccaCTCAGACACAGGAGCTTTTTACCTGAATTTGCATTCATCACCCACAGAATCCAAGATGTCTTGTGAGTCACATCACCCAGAGAGTTCGGGGAAGGTGTGTGGGTGTCAACACTCCTCCTCATCTGTCCTTGATGCTAACTGTAACTCCTACCACCTCCACTGTGAGCCTTGCACtttggagagctcagatctCACTGCCTGCTTCCAGAGCCAAGCACGGCTTGTTGTGGCTACTCAGAATTATTATAAGTTAGTCACATGTGACTTGTCTTCCCAGTCATCCCCCAGCCCGGCAGGATCTTCCATAACTAGCTGCTCGGAAGACCATACCAAAGGtagcccagcccagcccactGAATACTATCTGTTTAGAAGGCCTGACCTgagacaagaagaaaggaatgtgGAGTGCAGTGAAGAGGAGGCAAAGGGAGAAGCCACCCAGAACATGATTGAGGGTCAGGTCTATGTGAATGTGTCACCACCTAACCTCAACACAAGCCGGCAGCGCTCCAGGAGCTATGATCAGAACCTGGACAGGAGTCCTAGAAGCAGGCTGGGCTCTTTGGAGCACATGGTGAGCTGTCCAGTCAAGCTGAGTGAAAGTCCAGCAATACTCATCCAGAGTTCCCCCCCGAAGCGAGTGACATCTTTTGCTGAACTGGCtaaaggcaggaaaaagaacGGCACCTCCCCACCGCTCCGGTCCAGTGGTGATTCCTCCTTGGAGTTCTCCCCTATCCCCGAGACACAGCGGGATTGCCCAACCTTCCTTGAAGAAAGAGCTCACCGCAGCCAGAGTCTTCCACCCATGCCCTTTGTCCACAGCCTGAACCAGAGCTGCGAGGGCTTCTGTTTGAATCACGCTTTTGGGGACAGCCAGGCTTTGTGTTCCACCAAAGACTCAGGCTCCAGTGAGACTATCCCCAGTGGGCATGGGGAAGGTGAGCAagcctctctctccctgctgatgGAGGCAGATGCCAGCTTTTCAGGTAGCTCTACCAGCGGCCATGGACAAAGAGATGTTAGAGCCCAAGCAGACG GTGGTGGCACAGACAGCAAACCTATGGTACGCTACAGCAAGGACCAGCGTCCTACGACTCTGCCCATCCAGCCCTTTGTTTTCCAGCACCATTTCAGCAAACCATCCAAGGCCCTTGCTCTGCACAGCCATTTTGCCTCCAGCCTTTCCCAACTCTACAGCTTGTCCAGCAACTGGCCTGCCAGCCAGCAGATCTCCTCCAATTCCCAGTCCTCAGCTTCAGCCACCTTGGCAGagcagtcagcagcagcagggagccaAGCCCACAGCACGCTCCTGACCCAACGCTCAGTGGATGGAGCTGCCTCCTGCAATGATGGCTGCATTAAGAATCCTGCCCCTGAGACAACCCGTCCATCCCCCCTGGGGAGTTACTCTCCTGTGCGATGCAATGTGCCTTTCTTTCAAAGCATGgactcctcttcctcacccacCACAGAGAGGGCTGGAGAGAGCCAGCCTCCCAGGAGCAGATCCTGTCCCATCTCTGCCAGCCTGCTTCCCATGAGGTCTTCCCTTGCTGTCAGTGCCATGCAGCCCTCCCAAGCCACCAAAGCTGATGCCCTGAGGCAAAAGGAGAACCCCAAGCCTGTTCCCAAGAAGGAGTCATCGCTGGAGCCAAGCCCACTGCTCTCCGAGTACCAACTCCACAGTGGGTCCTTCCTGCCCCTCTTGGTGGACAGTATGCCTGTGAGCAGAGTGGGAGGCCATGCAGATCCCCACTGGAGGAGTGGCAGTGAGACCAGCAGCTCTGGTCCCCTGAGCAGCATGGGAATACGGCCCCTCAATG CAAACCACC TCCCCCAAGCGCTGAAGTGGCGGGAGTACAGGTGGAGGAACCCCCTGGGTCTGGACCGCATTTCGGGGCTGCCCGGCTTAGCAGGCAGCCTAGACAGGAGGCAGCAAAAGCCCCAGCTGAACCGGGGGAACCCCATCTTTGAGCTCCCCGGCACTCTCAACACCAGCCATTTCCACTGCAAGCTGAATG GGCAGTCTATGAGGCAACTCCAGCTTACCTACACTGACTTCTTCCCTGACTACTTCTCACTAGCGGAGAAACCCCCTGCTGAGTTCTGCCTCTCCCCAGATGGCAACACAGAGTCTATCTCCATTGACCTGCTGCAGAAGAAGG GTCTGGTGAAGGCAATCAACACTGCTGTTGACCTGATTGTGGCTCACTTTGGAACCAGCAGGGATCCAGGGGTGAAG GCCAAACTTGGGAATAGCTCTGTGAGCCCCAACGTGGGACATCTCATCCTGAAATACCTGTGCCCTGCTGTCCGGGACATCATGAGTGATGGGCTCAAGGCTTATGTCCTGGACATGATCATTGGCCAGAGGAGGAACATCCCCTGGAGCATGGTGGAGGCATCCACCCAGCTGG GCCCCTCTACCAAGTTGCTGCACAGCCTCTATAGCAAGATCAGCCAGTACACGGAGCTCACCAACCACACCATGAGGTTCAATGCATTCATCTTTGGCCTCCTCAA TATCCGGTCCTTGGAGTTCTGGTTCAACCACCTCTACAACCATGAAG ATATCATCCTGGCACACTACCAGCCGGTAGGCTTCTTGTGCCTGTCTCATAGCGTGTGCCAGCCTCTTTTCGAggagctcctgctcctgctccagcctctcTCCCTGCTACCCTTCAACCTAGACCTCCTTTTTGAGCATCACCTGATGCAGATGggcaaagagcagcagcagcaaaaggagcTGCTGCGTGTGAAGCAGGACCTGCTGCTTTCCACACACTCCACCCTGCAGCTGATGCAGACGTGGGGTAACAGTGAGGATCCTTATGACTGCAGCACTGCCCCTGAAGCATGCAAAGTGGGTGCCAGAGATGATGACATCTCACCAGGCCGCAGCTCCCAGCAAGCTGCGAGTGAGAGGGTCAAGGGGGTGGGGGCCTCCTGCGGAGATGGCAACAGGGAGGAAGAGCGGAGGAAGGTGCGAGAGAGCAtgtgggaggggaagaaggacaAGCAGGCGGGCTGGTGGTACCAGCTCATGCAGAGCTCTCAGATTTACATTGAGGGCTCAGCCGAAGGCTCGAAGTTCACCTGCTATGCGAAGAAGGCGGCAGCTTTGAATGCTGTGCCCAGGTCAGCGGAGACCCGCAAGGCACCACCCCCCCGCGAAGGGGTGGTGGAGGGTGCAGAGGCTGAGGGTAACTTGGAGGAGAGGCCCAAGGCTGCCAGCAAGCCAAGTCCTGAAGCTGTGGAAGAGCCCTTGGAAAAGCCCCAGCAGGTACTGGTCGGCGAAGAGGTGAAGGAATGGAGCTGGCCCTTCTGGATGGGCAGCCCCCCAGACTCGGTGCTTACAGAGCTGAagcacagcaaggaaaaggagaCTGGGACTCAGCAAAGAGTGGGAGTAGCAGTAGCAGCCCCCCAAGAGGAGAGCAGCATCAGTGCATCAAAGGGCAGCCAGCCCATCAAGTGGGGACACTTGTTTGGGTCCAGGAAGGTGCAAAAAGAGCCCAGGCAGCCTAACAG GTTGCCCTCCAGCTGGCTGAGCTTGGACAAGTCCATGTTCCAGCTGGTGGCCCAGACGGTCGGGGCAAGCATGTGGCAAGAAGCAGCCCCTGAGCTGGAGCCCCCCCGGCCAGAACCACCTGAAGTGCCCTCCGAGGCATGGCCAGCCTGGGGGCTGTCTACCCACCCTCCCTG TGAGGTGAAAGCTCTTTGCCATCACATTGCCACTGAGGCAGGACAGCTGAGCTTCAATGAGGGAGACATCCTGCAGGTCATCTCCAAGGTGGACAGTGACTGGCTGCAGTGCAGCCTTGGCTCCGAGAAGGGACTGGTGCCCATCATGTACATCACCCACCCGGAGGACAAGGACTATTGA